A stretch of Fusarium poae strain DAOMC 252244 chromosome 2, whole genome shotgun sequence DNA encodes these proteins:
- a CDS encoding hypothetical protein (SECRETED:SignalP(1-16)~CAZy:CE4) — MRGLVILASMGQLATTLTVPTYPKKRALSAGVAIYSCTTPGTVALTFDDGPFVYTESVLDQLASVGFQATFFLNGYNLGNIQDYQSTVDRMINEGHQVASHTYGHPDLAGLNDYDVEQQMALLSNEFNQMIGKDPVYMRPPYFSFSDRTLQVLGRLGYKVVIADIDTNDWRYSSFGGAEPSLDSYNAGLSHGGSIVLMHDVHQNTVENILPLIIQATRRSGKRAVTVGECLGDPETNWYRVSGGSGRGSPTTEWNSTESHDGVVVIHTPKPERLEMVS, encoded by the exons ATGCGTGGTTTAGTCATTCTCGCTTCCATGGGCCAACTGGCTACAACTCTGACAGTTCCAACGTATCCGAAGAAGAGGGCCTTGTCGGCTGGCGTTGCTATCTACAGCTGCACCACGCCAGGAACAGTCGCGCTTACTTTCGATGATGGTCCTTTCGTGTACACAGAGTCTGTACTCGATCAGCTTGCTTCAGTTGGATTCCAGGCTACGTTCTTCCTCAATGGGTACAACCTGGGTAATATTCAGGATTACCAATCCACCGTTGACAGGATGATCAATGAAGGGCACCAGGTTGCTTCGCACAC CTACGGCCACCCTGATCTCGCAGGCCTAAATGACTATGATGTCGAACAGCAGATGGCATTATTGAGTAACGAATTCAATCAAATGATAGGTAAGGACCCTGTGTACATGCGCCCCCCATACTTTAGCTTCAGCGACCGAACACTTCAAGTACTTGGTCGGCTGGGGTATAAAGTAGTGATTGCTGATATAGACACCAACGATTGGCGTTATTCGTCTTTTGGCGGTGCCGAACCTTCTCTAGACTCGTACAACGCTGGCCTAAGCCATGGCGGCTCCATTGTTCTCATGCATGATGTCCATCAGAACACCGTGGAGAACATACTCCCCCTCATCATCCAGGCAACACGACGAAGCGGAAAAAGAG CGGTCACAGTCGGAGAGTGTCTCGGAGACCCTGAGACAAACTGGTATCGGGTCTCGGGAGGATCTGGAAGAGGATCTCCAACAACGGAGTGGAATAGCACAGAAAGTCACGACGGTGTTGTGGTAATTCACACACCAAAACCTGAGAGATTGGAAATGGTTTCTTGA